The Leifsonia williamsii genome includes a region encoding these proteins:
- a CDS encoding carbohydrate ABC transporter permease: MGVALRTPYWVLTGGLALIFLYPLIWTAVSSIAPRAGTNQTHGWGLGNYATLANYQAGVWVYLGNSLFVSLLTVLLTLVVSTLGGYAFARFRFPGKNVLFMTTLAILMVPYATLLIPLYVLLNLVGLSNSLVGVALVLTMFQLPFATFMMRISFEAIPRELDEAALVDGCSSFGALRRVLLPAVKPGLITVGLFAFLAAWNDFIAPLILINDSNRMTLPLAISNLRGQVQGVVDYGATEAGVVVLAVPCILLFLLLQRHYVRGFMSGAFKG; the protein is encoded by the coding sequence ATGGGCGTCGCCTTGCGCACCCCCTACTGGGTGCTGACGGGCGGGCTCGCGCTGATCTTCCTCTACCCCCTGATCTGGACCGCGGTGTCGTCGATCGCACCGCGCGCCGGCACCAACCAGACGCATGGCTGGGGTCTCGGCAACTACGCGACGCTCGCGAACTACCAGGCCGGCGTCTGGGTGTACCTCGGCAACTCGCTGTTCGTCTCGTTGCTGACCGTGCTGCTCACCCTCGTGGTCTCGACGCTCGGCGGCTACGCCTTCGCCCGCTTCCGGTTCCCCGGCAAGAACGTGCTGTTCATGACGACGCTCGCGATCCTGATGGTGCCGTACGCGACCCTCCTCATCCCGCTCTACGTGCTGCTGAACCTGGTCGGCCTGTCGAACTCGCTCGTCGGGGTGGCGCTGGTGCTGACGATGTTCCAGCTGCCGTTCGCGACCTTCATGATGCGGATCTCGTTCGAGGCGATCCCGCGCGAGCTGGACGAGGCGGCGCTGGTCGACGGCTGCTCGAGTTTCGGCGCGCTGCGCCGGGTGCTGCTGCCGGCGGTCAAGCCGGGGCTGATCACCGTCGGGCTGTTCGCCTTCCTGGCGGCGTGGAACGACTTCATCGCGCCGCTGATCCTGATCAACGATTCCAACCGGATGACGCTGCCGCTGGCGATCTCGAACCTCCGCGGCCAGGTGCAGGGCGTCGTCGACTACGGCGCCACCGAGGCCGGCGTGGTCGTGCTCGCCGTGCCGTGCATCCTGCTCTTCCTGCTCCTCCAACGTCACTACGTCCGCGGCTTCATGTCCGGCGCTTTCAAAGGATGA
- a CDS encoding glycoside hydrolase family 127 protein → MTITDTDRAGAVAPGLRRAAAPAVPSSTLLRPLGLGEVAITGGFWGERQRTNAVGTLPHIEHWLEREGWLPNFDLAAAGALPEGRRGREFSDSEIYKYLEAVAWEIGRTGDPALEARFRAIVARVAAAQEPDGYLNTAFGRPGQPPRWTELEWGHELYCAGHLFQAAVARERTRPGDDDGLLGVAVRLADLICATFGDDGIRSVCGHPEVETALVELGRVTGEQRYLDQARLFIERRGSGVLGDIEWGRAYYQDDIPVREAEVLRGHAVRANYLASGAADVAAETADHGLQEALRRQWENTVARRTYITGGQGSHHQDEAFGDDFELPPDRAYSETCAGIASVQFSWRLLLAEGEARYADLVERTLYNVVATSPSHDGTAFYYANTLHRRTPGAPADPDVASPRAEASLRAPWFGVSCCPPNVARTLASLDAYLATASADGLQLHQYAPARIATTLDGGRRVELEVRTGYPLDGRVEVEALADSDGEWTLALRVPAWARGASVKVVSEGREVESATAEPGYAQVRRRFLAGDVVTLDLPLAPRFTWPDPRIDAVRGSVAVERGPVVYALESVDLGPLADDVADVVVDAAQQPALEDQDVVVRVRRREQPDREWPYDGVAESGGAAGGQADATAPVALVPYHAWAERGPSTMRVWLPVE, encoded by the coding sequence ATGACGATCACCGACACCGACCGAGCGGGCGCCGTCGCGCCGGGCCTCCGTCGCGCCGCCGCCCCCGCCGTCCCGAGCAGCACGCTGCTGCGACCGCTGGGACTGGGCGAGGTCGCCATCACCGGCGGCTTCTGGGGCGAGCGGCAGCGGACCAACGCTGTGGGCACCCTCCCGCACATCGAGCACTGGCTCGAACGGGAGGGCTGGCTGCCCAACTTCGACCTCGCCGCTGCCGGCGCGCTGCCGGAGGGGCGGCGCGGGCGCGAGTTCTCGGACTCCGAGATCTACAAGTACCTGGAGGCCGTCGCCTGGGAGATCGGCCGCACCGGCGATCCGGCGCTCGAGGCCCGCTTCCGCGCGATCGTCGCCCGCGTGGCCGCGGCGCAGGAGCCGGACGGCTACCTGAACACCGCGTTCGGCCGCCCCGGTCAGCCGCCGCGCTGGACCGAGCTGGAGTGGGGGCACGAGCTGTACTGCGCCGGCCACCTCTTCCAGGCCGCCGTGGCCCGCGAGCGCACGCGCCCCGGCGACGACGACGGGCTGCTCGGCGTCGCCGTCCGGCTCGCCGACCTGATCTGCGCCACCTTCGGCGACGACGGCATCCGGTCGGTGTGCGGGCACCCCGAGGTCGAGACCGCGCTGGTCGAGCTCGGCCGCGTCACCGGCGAGCAGCGGTACCTGGACCAGGCCCGGCTGTTCATCGAGCGCCGCGGCTCCGGCGTGCTCGGCGACATCGAGTGGGGGAGGGCGTACTACCAGGACGACATCCCGGTGCGGGAGGCGGAGGTGCTGCGCGGTCACGCGGTACGCGCCAACTACCTCGCGTCCGGAGCGGCGGACGTGGCGGCCGAGACCGCTGACCACGGCCTCCAGGAGGCGCTGCGCCGGCAGTGGGAGAACACCGTCGCCCGGCGCACCTACATCACGGGCGGGCAGGGCTCCCATCATCAGGACGAGGCGTTCGGCGACGACTTCGAGCTGCCGCCGGATCGCGCGTACTCCGAGACCTGCGCGGGCATCGCCTCCGTCCAGTTCAGCTGGCGGCTGCTGCTCGCCGAGGGGGAGGCACGCTACGCCGACCTGGTCGAGCGCACCCTGTACAACGTGGTCGCGACGTCGCCCTCCCACGACGGGACCGCGTTCTACTACGCGAACACACTGCACCGCCGCACTCCCGGAGCACCGGCCGACCCGGACGTCGCCTCCCCGCGCGCCGAGGCGTCGCTCCGAGCGCCCTGGTTCGGCGTCTCGTGCTGTCCGCCGAACGTCGCCCGCACGCTGGCCAGCCTCGACGCGTACCTCGCGACGGCGTCGGCCGACGGCCTCCAGCTGCACCAGTACGCCCCCGCGCGCATCGCGACGACGCTGGACGGCGGCCGACGCGTCGAGCTGGAGGTGCGCACGGGCTACCCGCTCGACGGCCGTGTCGAAGTGGAGGCGCTCGCCGACTCCGACGGCGAGTGGACGCTGGCCCTGCGGGTGCCCGCCTGGGCGCGGGGCGCCTCCGTGAAGGTGGTGTCGGAGGGCAGGGAGGTCGAGAGCGCGACCGCCGAACCCGGCTACGCGCAGGTGCGGCGCCGGTTCCTGGCGGGCGACGTCGTGACCCTGGATCTGCCGCTCGCCCCGCGCTTCACCTGGCCGGACCCGCGCATCGACGCGGTGCGCGGCAGCGTCGCGGTGGAGCGCGGCCCGGTCGTGTACGCGCTGGAGTCCGTCGACCTGGGTCCTCTGGCGGACGACGTTGCCGATGTCGTCGTCGATGCGGCGCAGCAGCCGGCACTGGAGGACCAGGACGTGGTCGTGCGTGTCCGGCGGCGCGAGCAGCCCGACCGGGAGTGGCCGTACGACGGCGTCGCCGAGTCCGGAGGGGCAGCGGGCGGTCAGGCCGACGCGACCGCACCGGTCGCCCTCGTCCCGTACCACGCGTGGGCCGAGCGCGGTCCGTCCACGATGCGGGTGTGGCTCCCGGTGGAGTGA